One Cydia pomonella isolate Wapato2018A chromosome 15, ilCydPomo1, whole genome shotgun sequence DNA window includes the following coding sequences:
- the LOC133525735 gene encoding uncharacterized protein LOC133525735, translating into MSAKMFLYSFTLFSAIWIGVLAEEEVSSPLRVAQCRATCLQKFAMPRPSGESSCLQGPDCFMCWENCELLQSNYQIWGAVCEEKDICFPGCKVACEFHAEAARASQTQPVIHTKGEGVMRVSGALARWPPPAPRATSRPTPLVYVVMRRAADGPWRQIIQTQSLATRVPSNNEGALLRVLVVDPLGLVTIYSPDETWVAHDSNSSNHDQHKWTLKEISLIHQKVLVIGEIAWEPRIARGVYLVTWEVDGGGLKGNLFTDSTRVTLSLWPDTIYHIQVELVSRTPGVDNERSETMTIDTSRAQRVSTESVQDVQVSEGDRLMSVLVSSMRGERVPERAPDSELVLGCLSAMIAFGLAVLAAVLWRRRRRGTFPGTNVYVGSSSVLKRKLVEDFVPAAHCFQPVIAPDAPNNEAASRDVVV; encoded by the exons TTCGCGATGCCACGTCCCAGTGGGGAGTCATCGTGTTTACAAGGCCCAGATTGCTTTATG TGCTGGGAGAATTGCGAGCTTCTTCAGTCTAACTACCAAATATGGGGAGCTGTCTGTGAAGAAAAGGACATCTGC ttcCCTGGATGCAAAGTAGCCTGTGAGTTCCACGCTGAAGCAGCGAGGGCATCGCAGACACAGCCTGTGATTCACACGAAAGGCGAGGGCGTCATGCGTGTTAGCGGAGCGCTAGCACGCTGGCCGCCCCCCGCACCCCGCGCCACATCTCGGCCTACTCCCCTCGTCTATGTCGTCATGCGACGAGCTGCCGACGGTCCGTGGAGACAAATCATTCAAACCCAATCGCTCGCCACCAGGGTACCTTCCAACAACGAAGGAGCTCTCCTTCGCGTCCTAGTCGTAGACCCACTCGGTCTTGTCACAATCTACAGCCCAGACGAAACCTGGGTCGCTCACGACTCAAACTCATCAAATCACGATCAACACAAATGGACTTTAAAAGAAATATCCTTGATTCACCAGAAAGTACTCGTAATTGGCGAAATTGCTTGGGAACCAAGAATAGCTCGCGGTGTTTACCTTGTTACCTGGGAAGTTGATGGTGGTGGACTAAAAGGCAATCTGTTCACAGACTCAACCCGAGTAACGCTTTCTCTATGGCCTGATACTATCTACCATATCCAAGTAGAACTAGTTTCTAGAACGCCGGGCGTTGACAATGAAAGATCAGAAACGATGACCATCGATACGAGTCGAGCTCAACGTGTTTCAACTGAAAGCGTGCAAGACGTGCAAGTCAGCGAAGGTGACCGACTTATGTCCGTCCTTGTTAGTTCAATGAGAGGAGAGCGCGTGCCCGAGCGAGCACCTGACTCTGAATTAGTATTAGGTTGCTTATCAGCCATGATTGCCTTTGGTCTGGCTGTGCTTGCCGCTGTATTGTGGAGGCGGAGACGACGAGGTACATTCCCAGGGACCAACGTTTATGTCGGATCTTCCTCTGTGCTCAAGCGAAAACTAGTTGAAGACTTCGTGCCCGCAGCTCACTGTTTCCAACCTGTGATAGCTCCGGACGCACCCAACAATGAGGCTGCTTCTAGGGATGTcgttgtgtga